From the genome of Rhizophagus irregularis chromosome 29, complete sequence, one region includes:
- a CDS encoding uncharacterized protein (SECRETED:cutsite_AFS-KE; SECRETED:prob_0.7796); SECRETED:SignalP(1-21) produces the protein MNRLHILIFILFTFLFVTAFSKEDLVPVQEINPKPLIIKKVGHNKLIAEVTWDGTLENDNVPVRTKFRCFSDAVTVKGPKHALFGDRKVNFEIKVHKKNVNVKCRYGVQDGSTFIKRIRFQT, from the exons ATGAATCGGTTACATATCttgatttttattctttttaccTTTCTTTTCGTTACCGCTTTTTCAAAAGAGGATTTAGTACCTGTCCAAGAGATTAATCCTAAACCtcttataatcaaaaaagttgGACACAATAAATTGATTGCAGAAGTTACATGGGATGGAACACTTGAAAATGATAATG taccGGTTAGAACCAAATTTAGATGTTTTTCTGATGCTGTGACTGTTAAAGGTCCTAAG catGCTTTATTCGGTGACCGTAAGGtcaattttgaaataaaggTTCACAAAAAGAATGTCAATGTGAAATGTCGATATGGGGTTCAAGATGGTTCCACTTTCATAAAAAGAATTCGTTTCCAAACCTAA
- a CDS encoding uncharacterized protein (SECRETED:cutsite_AFS-KE; SECRETED:prob_0.7816); SECRETED:SignalP(1-21) produces the protein MNRLHILIFILFTFLFATAFSKEDLVPVQEINPKPLIIKKVGHNKLIAEVTWDGTLERDDEPVKTKFRCFSDAVTVKHALFGDPVLRAKRPARSSIGLHKF, from the exons ATGAATCGTTTACATATCttgatttttattctttttaccTTTCTTTTCGCTACCGCTTTTTCAAAAGAGGATTTAGTACCTGTCCAAGAGATTAATCCTAAACCtcttataatcaaaaaagttgGACACAATAAATTGATTGCAGAAGTTACATGGGATGGAACACTTGAAAGAGATGATG aaccGGTTAAAACCAAATTTAGATGTTTTTCTGATGCTGTGACTGTTAAG catGCTTTATTCGGTGACCCGGTCCTACGTGCAAAAAGACCAGCGCGGTCCTCCATCGGTCttcataaattttga
- a CDS encoding uncharacterized protein (SECRETED:cutsite_AFS-EE; SECRETED:prob_0.7926); SECRETED:SignalP(1-21) — protein MNRLHILIFILFTFLFVTAFSEEDLIPVKQLTANLLKIRKVGHNKLIAEVTWDGTFERDDEPVKTKFRCFSDAVTVKGPKHGVFGDRKVNFEIKVHKKNVKVKCRYGTKDISSFKNVFYFRT, from the exons ATGAACCGTTTACATATCTtaattttcattctttttaccTTTCTCTTCGTTACCGCTTTTTCAGAAGAGGATTTAATACCTGTCAAACAACTTACTGCTAATCTTCTCAAAATCAGAAAAGTTGGacacaataaattaattgcgGAAGTTACATGGGATGGAACATTTGAAAGAGATGATG aaccGGTTAAAACCAAATTTAGATGTTTTTCTGATGCTGTGACTGTTAAAGGTCCTAAG catgGTGTATTCGGTGACCGTAAGGTCAATTTCGAAATAAAGGTTCACAAAAAGAATGTCAAAGTGAAATGTCGATATGGAACTAAAGATATTTCCTCATTCAAGAATGTATTTTATTTCCGAACTTAA